AACGAAGAAGTGGGCGCATTGAGGCCCTCCCTTCGGGCGAGTTGACTGACGTGGGAACATGAAGGTCAGGAAGTAATGGCTAAAGTTGGCGATAATCTACCAGCCTGCTTTGGCACCGATAATGAAAGTTTTTCTCGCGATTTTTGATTGTGGTGATGTCTATAAAGTGTGTACGCCAAACCGAGGCGCTGTCTGCTTTGACCCGGTTCTTGACTCTCGCACTTAAGTTTCAAGCGTCTATTTCTTCTAGTTCGAAGCATTTTGAAGACAAAGAGCCGGGCAATAAATGCCCGGCTCTTTGTTTTTCTTCAACGAATAAAGCCGAATTTAGAACAACCCTAACTGCGGCATCGCCAAATCATCAAAGTTCTTCCCAATAAAAGGCAATATACCGTCGGCAATAGGCTTCAGTTGTTTATCGACATAATGTTGATAGTCATACGGACTATCCAATGCTTCTAATGGCTCAGCGCCGTTAACGGTAATCACATACTCAATCCAACCGCCGTGCTGATACTGAAGATTACGCCCTAGCTTCTTGTTCACTTCATCGGCTTTACGTGCCGCTTTCACATGCGGTGGCACATTCTTCTCATAATCAGAAAGCTTACGGCGTAGTCGTTTACGATAGATAAGTTGCAAATCATTGTTACCGCGTAACGTATCTTCAACCGTATTACGCACGTATTCTTCCACCTCTTCTCCGTCAAAAACCTTCTGATACAAGGTTTGTTGGAATTCTTGCGCCAATGGAGTCCAGTCCGTCCGAACCGTTTCCAACCCTTTATAAACAATACTTCGCTCGCCATCTTTATTGACCAAACCCGCATAGCGCTTTTTGCTGCCGGTATCCTGTCCGCGAATCGTGGGCATCAGGAATTTTTGGTAGTGCGTTTCGTATTCAATCTCAAGCGCGGAGGTAATTTCATAGTTTTCGGTTAAGTGGTTAACCCACCACGCGTTGATATGTTCCACCAGCGCTTGACCTACCTCATCCGCTTCTTCGTTTGAATAGAGCCTTCCTAGCGAAACAAAGGTTGAGTCAGTATCGCCATAGATGACTTCATACCCTTTTGCTTCAATCAGCTCACGGGTGGTCTTCATAATTTCATGACCACGCATGGTGATTGACGAGGCCAATCGATGATCAAAGAAGCGGCAGCCCGATGAACCCAACACACCGTAAAAGGAGTTCATGATGATCTTAATCGCCTGCGAGAACGCCTTTTCGCCTTTCAGCTTGGCTTCGTCACGGGCTTTCCAAAGGTTTTCGATCAATGACGGCAGGAAATGTTTTTCGCGGTGAAAAACACCACCGCGGAAACCTGGCACACTGGTTTCCTCGGCTTGAAGCCCTTCAATCAAACCCAGTGGGTCAATGAGGAAGGTACGGATTATCGAGGGATACAGGGATTTAAAATCCAATACCAGCACCGAGTCATACAAGCCAGGCTTACTGTCCATCACATAACCGCCGGGGCTGGCAATCCAGTTTTCGCTAGCCAGCGTTGGCGCGATATAGCCAGCACGATGCAACCTTGGCATATAAAGATTAGTGAAAGCCGCCACTGAACCACCAATACGGTCCAGTTCAATCCCCGTTAAACGACTGCGCTGGATAAGAAATTCCAGTAAGTGGGTTTGTTCAAAAATGCGGTTAACCAGCACACAGTCCTGCAGGTTGTATTTGGCAAGAGCAGGTTTGTCGTCACGGAACATCCGGTTGATGGAGTCCATACGATCATAGGGATTATCAATCGCTTTACCTTCGCCGAACATTTCACGGGATACCGATTCAAGCGACCATGAACGAAAGCTGTATGTCGCCGTTTTCAGCGCATCAATCCCATCAATCACCACGCGCCCCGGCAAGGTGATAAACCCTTGTCGGCTGTTTGAAGAGTCGCGCCAATGTGCTTTTTCGCCACCGCGCCCTAATCGCAAATCCAGCTTGTGGAATGCAGCGCGTTTGACCAGAAGTCTGAAGTCAAAATCAATCACACTCCATCCCACGACCACATCAGGATCAAACGTTATGAACCAATCATTGAGCGCTTTCAGTAAGTCATATTCTGATGCTACCCATTGAATCCAAGGGTACTCATCAGCATTGGCTGGCTTATCGCCAATCATGATGACGCGGCTGTCACGTTCGCTATCTAGGCCTATGGAGTAAAGGACGCCCTTTTCTGAGCATTCGATATCGAGAGACACGCGGGAAAGTGAAGTGGAATAGTCGGACGATTTCGCTTTGGCTTCACGATATTCCGTAAAGCCTCTGCGTTGGGTCGCCTTACCAGCGAAGGTTAATCCACCACAGATAAACCTTTCCATCAGATAGCGGTCAGGCAAACGAACATCAGATTCGAGGGTATCAATTTCTTCCATCTGAAGAAGACGGCTTGCACGATTGGCAGCGTTGATCGTATTGAAGTAAAAACCAGATACCGTCTGCAGAGTAAAATCTCTCAGAGGCAGTTCTCGGCAAGTGAAGGCGATACCTGCGGTATTGAGTATTGTCTGAGCCTGATTCACATGAACAGACGCCACAAAAAACACTGGCTTTTCGCCCGTGACAATCAATTTCGCGGGTCCATTGTCAGTCTGAGCCCAGAATGTCAGCTCAGTCTGTTCGCCGATATCACGACTGTGCCGACTGATTAAAAAACCGTCTTGATACTGCAAGTTAGCCTCAGAAATAACAATCTCACGTGCAGTATACCCCAGCTTGTTGTGTATGTTTGATTTTATCTGTATGTACGAACAGTACTATAGCCATGAGTACATGATGAAGCCCTTCAACCTGCGAGAGTTCATCGCCCGGGTGAATGCGCTGCCTCAGGCTAACTCCAAAGAAGTGATTATCTCTGTGGATGGTAGTCCAGATGCAAAAACCGCTTTTCTTCAGCACCGACCAACTGGATTGGTTCTTCAATTCAATCACCGGAAACCATGAGTCGTGAGGCCTTTCGTATAGCTGAAAAGTGGATCAAAAAAGGAAAAATCTAAGAAGTAAAAGTGCTTATTCCCACTCGATTGATGACGTCGGAAAATACATCCACTTTCAAGGAGTGGTAACCAAGGTCCGTTAACCCTAGGGGCTGTTGACCTTTGGTGATGATTTTTGCAGCAGTTTGTGGGGATTTTATGCAAGGCAGAGGCTTCGATGTGTAGCTAGCCTACATGAGAAGCCGATAACGCTGCAGAAATTTCCCACAAACGCTGCCCGAAGGGTTCTGCTCTAAGCGTTTTATGCTTTGTTGAGGTGTATTTGCTTAGAATCACTAGGCGGTACACACCTCGCCGCGCCTAAAACGCTTATAGCCAGAACAAAATTTAACCACCAAAGGTCAACAGCCCCTAGTCCCTTGCCAATGACGATTGCTTATTCTCTTTGCCCAAAAAGGTCACGGTTATACCGAACAGAATGACCGCTGCAGAGATGACCATTCTCAATGTCAGCGTTTCATCCAGTAACATATAGCCAGCAAGCGCTGCAATGATTGGCACAGATAACTGCATCACCCCAGCTTGAGTCGCTTTAAATTGTTGGACGACGCCATACCAAATCGCATAACCAATCGCTGACGCCCCTGCACCAGATAAGACCGCCAGCCAAATACCCTCCGAAGACACAGTGTTCATTGGGATGTTGAGCAAGAAGAATGGCACGACGAAGAAAATGCTCAAACGGAAGTTAATACAGTTAGCTGGAAGCTGCGGCACTTTCATTTCCTTCCCAAGTACACTGTAAATGCCCCACGCTACGCCAGAAATCGCCATCAAGCCCGCGCCCCAAGCATCAGGCGCATTCATTCCCGGAGAGACCATGTAACCAAGGCCCGCAACAGCGATTAATGCCCCAATATACTCCAATCCACTCGCTCCACCTTCTTTGTGGTGGCTATATGCGAACATGGTTAGCTGAACGAAAGCGAACAGGATAAGCGCACCAATACCGGTTTCCAGATACATGTAAGCAAAGGAGAAAGTCGCCGCATAGAGAAACAACATGGCAGCTGCGAGCCAGTGTTCCATCGGTTGCTGAACCAAAGCACATTTTGGTGAATCACTGTCTTTAGCGTGAAAAATATATGAGAGGATATAGAGCACTAGCGCACCTGATACCAATCGAATCGACGTAAAAGACGCCGGATCTATATCGCTTTCTGCTAAAGCCATTCGGCACAATACCGAATTGGCGGCAAAGAAGGTCATCGCGACCAAAGCCATCGTCAGGTTTTTCAGCGTTAACTTTGTCATGTGAACCATCTTCACCGTCCTTATTTCATCACTTGCTAAATCTGACCGCCTTAGCCTGCTTCCACTTTCACAACTTTGAGAAAAACCGGATATTTAGGTAAATGCCCCTGAACTTTTTCAAATTACCTTAACTGATTGATATTTACTCAAGCATACGGCGAAGTTTGGTAAAACGCTCTGAAAGCGGTAAAATACCGCTCCTGTTTTTTCAGTGGTGAAGTGAATGTCTGAAGCGAAACGCAAAGCCCTCAAGAAAATTGCTAAGTGTCTGGAACTGAGCAATTCCTCCAACATCAATGAAGCAGCGCAAGCCATCAAAATGGCGCAGCGCTTGATGAAGAAATATGGGCTTGATCAAGACGACATCGACTTTATCAGTATGGGAAAAACCACGTCAGAAACCTTGCTGCCAACTTCCATCAGTGACGCGATCCTAAAAATTATCCGTGGCATCAATACGCGCTTTGGCGTGGAATGCGTGCTGACCAATTACAAAGGTTTAAAGAAAGCTGAGTTCATCGGAGATGCAGATCGTGCCATTTTTGCTGCTTTTGCATTCGATATCGTTTACCGAGAAATGAATGAGCACATTGGTCAGTTCAGAAACAGCTTCCAGGGTTCAGGCACGTCACAGGTTGAGCTTAACCGTCGTGTTCAATCTTTCACCATGGGGTGGCTTGAAGGTGCACTCGCAAAACTGCCCAATATTGCTCCTGACGATGATGCTGACAAAAAAATCAAAGACTATATCGATAAGCAGTTTGAAAACATCGATAGGGAAACTTTTAAGCAGCAGCTAAAAGAAGCGATGAAAAACATCACTGACGATTACGAGAAAGGCATGCGGAAAGGGAAACAGGTTTCCGTCAGTCGACCAGTTTCTGGAGCACAAGAAGTTAAGCGCCTAAGTTAGGCGCTTTTTTACAATTGAGACTCGACCCAAATAGAGTAATTGATAATATTGTAACTTACTGACTTCACAAAGACTCACCGAAAAATCACCTCTTTTTGAACACTGTTGTATTAAAAAAGCCTGAATTTGGCGTGTCGCTATTGTGTTGCAGAGTGTCAAGCCCTAGCCTAGCTTATTAAATCATCACGCAGTTGGTGGTTGAAAAGATTTGCAAAAGCAAACTCAAGGATGGTGACTCAGAGAGAGATACCATAGTCTACCTTCCAAACCCTCTCTAGAAGGAATGGAGAAAGCAAAATGAAAAAAGCAGTGACAAGCCTTGGACTCATTGTGGCCTTAAGTCCAGTGGCAAGTGTATTCGCCCAAGATGATTCTAATTTCTACCTTGGTGGTCGTTTCGGTGTTTCTACACTGACAGATGCTTGTGAAGCAGGCGATTGTGGTGGTAACGATGATGTTGCGGGCGGTCTGATTCTCGGTTATGACTTCGGAAATAACTTTTCAATTGAATCAACTTATGACTATTTGGGTCGCTTCGATACCGCATTCACTGGCGTAAACGCTGGCGCCGGTGATCTGACAGCATTGACTCTGGCTCCAAAGTTTAATGTTGGTGTAACTGATCTGACTGACATCTACGGTAAGCTTGGTCTTGCATGGTGGGACTGGAACAGCAATGTCGGCACTGGTGACGTTGATGATTACACAATCTTGGCAGCACTGGGTGTTGACCACCGTGCAAACGATCTGATTAACGTCCGCCTGGAATACCAATACCTTCCAGATATGGACAAAGATTACTTCGATGCAGACAACCACCTGATCACCGCAGGTGTTACATTCCACTTCGGCCGTCACTCTGAGCCAGAGCCGGTAGTTGTAGAAGAAGTGGTTGTGGTTGAAGAAGTAGTTGTGGTTGAAGAAGCCAAAAAGTATGTCTTCTCTGAAGCAGACGAAGTTGAACTATTTGCATTTGGTAAATCTTCACTTTCAGATGGCGCGGCGCAACACCTGGAACCAATGCTGAAACGCCTGCAAGACTTTGAAGAGTCGACTGCAATTATCATTGGTCACACCGACAGCGTCGGTTCTGAAGCATTCAACCAAAAACTGTCTGAAGAGCGTGCACAAACAGTGGCAAACTACTTCATCGACAATGGTATCGCTGCTGAACGTTTGTCAGTAACGGGGGAAGGTGAACTTAACCCTATCGCGTCTAACGATACTGAAGACGGCCGCGCGAAAAACCGTCGCGTTGAAATCGAATCTCCTGAGTTCGTTTACGAAGAGATGTAAATCCACTCTTCAAAGACTATAAAGCCACGCACTTGCGTGGCTTTCTCCTTACTTCTCGATGTAATTTGGAAAATCCGCCAGCATCAAATCGATCTTGCTCCTGTCCTCATCAGCGACACCAGCCACACGCTGGTAGACTGGCGAATGTCGATCGTCAATTCGCGGAAAATTCCAGCCATGTGTTGAACTAATAAAGCTCTCCGCAAAATCAGCCGAGTATCGTAAGCATCCAGCGAGCACAGTGTCGACATAACTTTGAGCTATCGGATGATTGCTGCATGGTGCGATCACATCATGAGTGACATATACAAATACAGGTCCATCAAAAACAAAGTCTTTTTCCAACACCTGAATTCGCTGAGAATCCAGAGGAACGCGCTGATAGCCAGCTTCCCGGATATCAAACACCTCCAGTGCATCATCATCTATTCTGACCAATACACCGTTACATTGTCCTTCGCCTTCCTTAACAACCAAATGAGACATTACCGGTGACCCCGTATGCCCCCAATGTCTCTGCAGACCACTCACAACCGCAGGAACGGCGATGCCCGTCTCTCCAGTGAGTTGACGAGAAGCTGCATTGATTAAACTTCCATATCCGAATATATACATAACTTTGTTAACAATTCTCCTAACGCGTTAATTAGATTAACCCAAACAACACGTGCTACTGTCAACGATGTAAACTGAGAATCAGTTGTTGTTCAGAAGAACCAACGTTCTCTGCATAGCACCTCTCAATCTTTCCTAAAATTCTTTACGCTCAGAGTACTTTTAAGACACTATTCTGCTCGACCGCAGTGCGAAGGATTTACCTGCTGTGCCTCCAAAGATACGATATGGATAAAAATAATGACCGCCTATAAAAGCTTAGAAAAGCAATTCAAGAAACTCTCCAATTACGAACACCTCGCCGCAATCTGTGGTTGGGACCAGGCTGCCATGATGCCTGATGGTGGCAATGATGCCCGCGCGCATGCGATGAGCGAACTCGCCGTGCTTTGCCATGAAACCCTTACAGCGCCTGAAATGGGTCAGTGGATAACAGAAGCAGAAGCCAACATCGCGTCCCTTTCAGCAGAAAAGCAAATCAGCTTGAAAGAGATGAAGCGCGTGTGGCAAAACGCCACTGTGCTGCCATCAGTTTTAGTGGAAGCGAAATCTATCGCAGGCTCAAAATGCGAACATGAATGGCGCACCCAACGTAAAGAAAATGATTGGGATAACTTTGCCGTCAATCTCAAAGAAGTGGTCAAACTGGCGCGTGCAGAAGCAGCGATTCGCGCAGAACAAACTGGCCTCAGTAGATACAATGCTATGCTTGATCTTTATGAACCAGGTATGACAACAGAGAAGCTGGACGTTATCTTTGGCGATCTCAAGTCCTGGTTACCAGAACTCACTCAGCAAATCATTGAGAAGCAGCCGACAGTCGCTGTTGAAGATCCCGCTGGACCTTTCCCTACTGAGCAGCAAGCAGAACTTGGCAAAAAGCTGATGGGGATTCTGGGTTTTGATTTCAACCACGGTCGATTAGATGTCTCTATGCACCCATTTTGCGGTGGCGTGCCGCAAGATGTCCGTATCACTACTCGATACAATGAAGACGACTTTACCCAAGCCATCATGGGTGTCGTTCATGAAACCGGCCACGCGCGTTACGAGCAAGGTTTGCCACCTTCATTACATGGTTTCCCGGCAGGTGAAGCACGCTCAATGGGCATCCACGAGAGCCAAAGTCTGTTCTTCGAAATGCAGCTAGCACGAAGCCCAGAGTTTGTTCAGCACATTGCCAACTTCGCAAAAGATACATTCGGCCGTGAGTCTGATAAAGCTTTTGAGATTGCCAATATCAACGCTCTATATAAACGTGTTCAACCGGGCTACATTAGGGTTGATGCAGATGAAGTCACCTACCCTGCGCACGTTATTCTTCGATACGAAATCGAACGCGATCTGATTGAAGGTGCTATTGAGGTTGATGACATTCCTGGCATCTGGAATCAAAAGATGCAGGAATATCTTGGTATCTCTACCGAAGGTAATTTCACCGATGGCTGTATGCAAGATATCCACTGGACAGACGGCTCATTTGGCTACTTCCCAAGCTACACGCTGGGTGCGATGTATGCAGCGCAGTTTATGGCAGCAATGCGCAAGACAGTTGATGTCGACACCTGCCTGAAACAGCTGGAGATCGCACCGATTAGCGAGTGGCTGAAAGAGAACGTTTGGTCGAAGGGATCAACGCTTTCAACAGATGAGTTAGTGACTCAAGCGACTGGTGAACCACTCAATGCTGAGCACTTTAAGCAGCATCTGATGGCACGTTACCTGGACAACTAGCATTAGCTTAATCGCAATGCGCACTCACCGTTTAGTTCAAAGGCAGGATCACCCTGCCTTTTTCTTTTCTCTTCTACACCTTTCTGAGCAATATCTGACCTCGTCCCAACAAGTAGTCCATTTTTTCCTCCAGGAGAATGGCCTTTCACAAACAACGCAGATTTTGGTTGGCAGGTGTGCTTTGTTACCCCGGTAACGCTTTGTCGCTTTCATCGCTGTTTGTATTGTGTTGGGCAATAGCCACGACTCACTTGGACAGGACGCAACTTTTGATGCTTGGTTTTTCTTGCAGACACGCGTTTACGCCAGCTTTTGAAACTGCCCGGCTTTAGTGAACGACGCATCAAGCCAATGAGTTGAGGTTCTCCCAAACCAAACTGATGATCGATAGCCTCAAATGGCGTTCGATCCTCCCACGCCATTTCAATGATTCTAGAAAGGTCTTCGTCGCTAAAGTCCATCAAATTTAGCTCCCACAATACAAAATTCGCGCTTTGAGCATCATGATTGCTGCTCACTTGCCTGTTTGAACTCGTTGAACACATCCTCTGCTTCAGCGGTCAGTTTTGAATACATTCTGATGTCACCCCTTCTCTGGGCTTGCATCGCTTGTTCCAGCAGCATCGAGTGTTTCTTCTTAAGTTTCTTTGCAGTTCTGTCTTTGAAAAATGAAAACACGGCTCACTCCTTTAGATGTGGACTCTACAGTACGGAAGCATAGAAAAAATGGATTAACACTCTTTTTTAGGTGGTGATTGATGAATATAAAATGGTTTAAAAAAATACCAAAAATCGAACTTCATCGTTTTTAAAAAAGCTATATCCCTCCACTAGAGACTATGCATTTCTCACCGTTATTTTATTTAACACAACCTTTAAACTTTAATGGCATTTCATACGTTAAAATTAGCTAGACAGCGCTGCCCAATATAACCTCACCAGTATTACAAATTAGAAAAACAATAACAAAATACATTTTTCAACCCATTGCACCCACAAATAGAAAAAAGATCCGATACTATTTACATAAACGTTACTAACAAGAAAAACTGGGGAGGTCTCCCTGGCATAAGTAGGGCAAGGAGGATAAAAAAATTGTGGCGAACAATGACATCATTTAAAACAATATTCGGCATAGATTTGAGGTCGCTGGCGCTATTCCGTATCGCTCTAGCAATATTAATTATGGTGGACCTCATCAGCAGGGCGCGCGATATTGAAGCCTTTTACACAGACGAAGGCGTTTTAACCCGCTCCGCGTCAATGGGATATGCTTCAGATTTTCGCTGGTCCATTTATTGGGCAAGTGGTAGTGAGTGGTTCGTCGTTTTGCTATTTATAGTCGCCTTTTTGGTGGCGTTTCTGTTACTCATTGGCTTTAGATCTCGGTTGATGGCTTTCATCAGCTGGATATTTTTGCTTTCCATTATGAATCGGAATGCTGTCCTAGGAGCGGGGGGCGACTCCCTACTTACCGTAATGTGTTTTTGGGCCATTTTACTGCCAATAGGAGCCAGATTCTCTATCGATTCAGCCCTAAATCGACGATATCAAACTGAACCGAACGCAGAACCCACAAGCCATAATTACTTCTCGATAGTGTCAGTAGGTGCATTACTGCAGGTCATGTACCTTTATTTCTTCACTGCGATTTTGAAAACGGGTGATGAATGGCGTGTGAGTATGGATGCAGCTTACTATGCTGTTCATCTCGATCAGATGGCAACTGTCTTCGGTGTTTGGATGAGAGATTTTCCAGCGCTACTGACACTTGGTACTTACTTCGTATGGTACTTAGAAATTGTGGCCCTATTCCTAGTATTCTCGCCGATTTTCCATGTTCCCCTTCGTCTTTTCACTTTGGCGTTACTGGTCGCAATGCACACGACTTTCTTTCTCGCACTACATATCGTACTGTTCCCTTTTATCGACTTCATGTCGCTCAGCTTATTGATTCCTGGGGTATGCTGGTCTTGGGTCGCGAGAATTAATGATCGCGCTAAACGGAGAGACGTAACCATCTTCTATGATGAGGACTGCGGTTTTTGCAAAAAAACATGTCTGATCCTGAGAAGTTTCTTACTGCCAGAGAGCGTCAAAATACTGCCGGCCCAGAAAAATCCAGACATTTATCCGATTATGGAACGTGAAAACAGCTGGGTGTTGCGTGACCATAAAGGCGGCCTGCATACCCATTGGAATGCCGTACAATACCTCTTTCGGATCTCTATACTTTTCCGTCCAATCGGAACTGTCATGGGTTTGAAGCCCGTCCTTAAAGCGGGCAACAGACTCTATGGCTGGATAGCAAACAACCGGGCGACAATG
The nucleotide sequence above comes from Grimontia kaedaensis. Encoded proteins:
- a CDS encoding DNA polymerase II, which codes for MQYQDGFLISRHSRDIGEQTELTFWAQTDNGPAKLIVTGEKPVFFVASVHVNQAQTILNTAGIAFTCRELPLRDFTLQTVSGFYFNTINAANRASRLLQMEEIDTLESDVRLPDRYLMERFICGGLTFAGKATQRRGFTEYREAKAKSSDYSTSLSRVSLDIECSEKGVLYSIGLDSERDSRVIMIGDKPANADEYPWIQWVASEYDLLKALNDWFITFDPDVVVGWSVIDFDFRLLVKRAAFHKLDLRLGRGGEKAHWRDSSNSRQGFITLPGRVVIDGIDALKTATYSFRSWSLESVSREMFGEGKAIDNPYDRMDSINRMFRDDKPALAKYNLQDCVLVNRIFEQTHLLEFLIQRSRLTGIELDRIGGSVAAFTNLYMPRLHRAGYIAPTLASENWIASPGGYVMDSKPGLYDSVLVLDFKSLYPSIIRTFLIDPLGLIEGLQAEETSVPGFRGGVFHREKHFLPSLIENLWKARDEAKLKGEKAFSQAIKIIMNSFYGVLGSSGCRFFDHRLASSITMRGHEIMKTTRELIEAKGYEVIYGDTDSTFVSLGRLYSNEEADEVGQALVEHINAWWVNHLTENYEITSALEIEYETHYQKFLMPTIRGQDTGSKKRYAGLVNKDGERSIVYKGLETVRTDWTPLAQEFQQTLYQKVFDGEEVEEYVRNTVEDTLRGNNDLQLIYRKRLRRKLSDYEKNVPPHVKAARKADEVNKKLGRNLQYQHGGWIEYVITVNGAEPLEALDSPYDYQHYVDKQLKPIADGILPFIGKNFDDLAMPQLGLF
- a CDS encoding DMT family transporter; this encodes MTKLTLKNLTMALVAMTFFAANSVLCRMALAESDIDPASFTSIRLVSGALVLYILSYIFHAKDSDSPKCALVQQPMEHWLAAAMLFLYAATFSFAYMYLETGIGALILFAFVQLTMFAYSHHKEGGASGLEYIGALIAVAGLGYMVSPGMNAPDAWGAGLMAISGVAWGIYSVLGKEMKVPQLPANCINFRLSIFFVVPFFLLNIPMNTVSSEGIWLAVLSGAGASAIGYAIWYGVVQQFKATQAGVMQLSVPIIAALAGYMLLDETLTLRMVISAAVILFGITVTFLGKENKQSSLARD
- a CDS encoding DUF2786 domain-containing protein, producing the protein MSEAKRKALKKIAKCLELSNSSNINEAAQAIKMAQRLMKKYGLDQDDIDFISMGKTTSETLLPTSISDAILKIIRGINTRFGVECVLTNYKGLKKAEFIGDADRAIFAAFAFDIVYREMNEHIGQFRNSFQGSGTSQVELNRRVQSFTMGWLEGALAKLPNIAPDDDADKKIKDYIDKQFENIDRETFKQQLKEAMKNITDDYEKGMRKGKQVSVSRPVSGAQEVKRLS
- a CDS encoding OmpA family protein; this translates as MKKAVTSLGLIVALSPVASVFAQDDSNFYLGGRFGVSTLTDACEAGDCGGNDDVAGGLILGYDFGNNFSIESTYDYLGRFDTAFTGVNAGAGDLTALTLAPKFNVGVTDLTDIYGKLGLAWWDWNSNVGTGDVDDYTILAALGVDHRANDLINVRLEYQYLPDMDKDYFDADNHLITAGVTFHFGRHSEPEPVVVEEVVVVEEVVVVEEAKKYVFSEADEVELFAFGKSSLSDGAAQHLEPMLKRLQDFEESTAIIIGHTDSVGSEAFNQKLSEERAQTVANYFIDNGIAAERLSVTGEGELNPIASNDTEDGRAKNRRVEIESPEFVYEEM
- a CDS encoding gamma-glutamylcyclotransferase family protein; protein product: MYIFGYGSLINAASRQLTGETGIAVPAVVSGLQRHWGHTGSPVMSHLVVKEGEGQCNGVLVRIDDDALEVFDIREAGYQRVPLDSQRIQVLEKDFVFDGPVFVYVTHDVIAPCSNHPIAQSYVDTVLAGCLRYSADFAESFISSTHGWNFPRIDDRHSPVYQRVAGVADEDRSKIDLMLADFPNYIEK
- a CDS encoding carboxypeptidase M32; its protein translation is MTAYKSLEKQFKKLSNYEHLAAICGWDQAAMMPDGGNDARAHAMSELAVLCHETLTAPEMGQWITEAEANIASLSAEKQISLKEMKRVWQNATVLPSVLVEAKSIAGSKCEHEWRTQRKENDWDNFAVNLKEVVKLARAEAAIRAEQTGLSRYNAMLDLYEPGMTTEKLDVIFGDLKSWLPELTQQIIEKQPTVAVEDPAGPFPTEQQAELGKKLMGILGFDFNHGRLDVSMHPFCGGVPQDVRITTRYNEDDFTQAIMGVVHETGHARYEQGLPPSLHGFPAGEARSMGIHESQSLFFEMQLARSPEFVQHIANFAKDTFGRESDKAFEIANINALYKRVQPGYIRVDADEVTYPAHVILRYEIERDLIEGAIEVDDIPGIWNQKMQEYLGISTEGNFTDGCMQDIHWTDGSFGYFPSYTLGAMYAAQFMAAMRKTVDVDTCLKQLEIAPISEWLKENVWSKGSTLSTDELVTQATGEPLNAEHFKQHLMARYLDN
- a CDS encoding DUF2256 domain-containing protein, encoding MKATKRYRGNKAHLPTKICVVCERPFSWRKKWTTCWDEVRYCSERCRREKKKAG
- a CDS encoding TIGR03643 family protein gives rise to the protein MDFSDEDLSRIIEMAWEDRTPFEAIDHQFGLGEPQLIGLMRRSLKPGSFKSWRKRVSARKTKHQKLRPVQVSRGYCPTQYKQR
- a CDS encoding DUF6435 family protein, producing MFSFFKDRTAKKLKKKHSMLLEQAMQAQRRGDIRMYSKLTAEAEDVFNEFKQASEQQS
- a CDS encoding DCC1-like thiol-disulfide oxidoreductase family protein; the protein is MTSFKTIFGIDLRSLALFRIALAILIMVDLISRARDIEAFYTDEGVLTRSASMGYASDFRWSIYWASGSEWFVVLLFIVAFLVAFLLLIGFRSRLMAFISWIFLLSIMNRNAVLGAGGDSLLTVMCFWAILLPIGARFSIDSALNRRYQTEPNAEPTSHNYFSIVSVGALLQVMYLYFFTAILKTGDEWRVSMDAAYYAVHLDQMATVFGVWMRDFPALLTLGTYFVWYLEIVALFLVFSPIFHVPLRLFTLALLVAMHTTFFLALHIVLFPFIDFMSLSLLIPGVCWSWVARINDRAKRRDVTIFYDEDCGFCKKTCLILRSFLLPESVKILPAQKNPDIYPIMERENSWVLRDHKGGLHTHWNAVQYLFRISILFRPIGTVMGLKPVLKAGNRLYGWIANNRATMGQITERFLPYREVKEQANWVENGLGLGTLYIVTYYNIAGIHQWNIKYPKHVSAIAETLRLDQRWDMFAPYPFKFSQMPVIEGKTRGGEIVDVYRMTFDEPIRTYPKLLSADFKNYRWRKYLGRISSTKNTKVLSGYGNYLCRQWNKGPHVPKDKQLAIFTIEFERLKNMPNYQKRVPSTISVWTHWCFKEFAVK